In the genome of Cercospora beticola chromosome 2, complete sequence, one region contains:
- the ISN1 gene encoding IMP 5'-nucleotidase, translating to MTTRYRVEYALKTHRRDQFIEWIKGLLAVPFVLLSQPTNIHEADKPSVAKMAKSAHERYAQIMKDVEDLLEDHIAHQRQGNENRSKLKLLVPSVGTFFTPLPLQDAFDWQDRKRHISSRRFVAPSFNDVRLVLNTAQAMALTRSGKLELVTFDGDVTLYDDGHNLSPDNPVIERILALMRNGSRIGIVTAAGYTEAEKYYQRLFGLLDAVASEKGDLDLNNRLVVMGGEANFLFRFDANAPHKLEPVADAEWRLPEMQTWTEENIADLLDVAEAALKDCVEAMNMPVQVLRKERAVGIYPPKGKLSREQLEETVLVVQRILEMSPAGKRIPFCAFNGGNDVFVDIGDKSWGVMACQRYFGGIEGSRSLHVGDQFLSAGANDFKARLASTTAWIANPAETVSLLDEILEMENSK from the exons ATGACCACCCGATATCGTGTCGAAT ATGCCCTGAAG ACGCACAGACGAGATCAGTTC ATCGAATGGATCAAAGGTCTTCTCGCAGTGCCATTTGTGCTGCTCTCCCAGCCCACCAACATCCATGAAGCGGACAAACCCAGCGTGGCCAAGATGGCCAAGTCAGCGCACGAACGCTATGCTCAGATCATGAAAGATGTCGAAGACCTGCTCGAGGATCATATTGCACATCAACGGCAAGGCAACGAGAACAGATCCAAGCTCAAACTCCTCGTGCCCTCAGTCGGCACCTTCTTCACACCCTTACCTCTTCAAGATGCATTTGACTGGCAAGATAGGAAGCGGCACATCTCCTCCCGCCGCTTTGTGGCTCCGTCTTTCAATGATGTTCGACTTGTTCTCAACACAGCTCAGGCCATGGCTCTCACGAGATCCGGCAAGCTCGAACTGGTGACTTTTGATGGAGATGTCACACTATATGATGATGGCCACAATCTCTCACCTGATAACCCAGTCATTGAACGCATTCTCGCACTCATGAGGAATGGCTCACGAATCGGCATCGTCACGGCAGCGGGGTACACAGAGGCTGAGAAATACTATCAACGTCTCTTCGGTCTCCTTGATGCCGTGGCGAGCGAGAAAGGTGATCTTGATCTCAACAATCGACTTGTCGTGATGGGTGGAGAAGCCAACTTCCTGTTCCGATTTGATGCCAATGCTCCACACAAGCTTGAACCCGTTGCAGACGCGGAGTGGCGCTTGCCTGAGATGCAGACATGGACAGAAGAGAACATTGCCGACTTACTCGATGTTGCTGAAGCAGCACTGAAAGACTGTGTTGAGGCAATGAACATGCCAGTGCAAGTGCTGCGCAAAGAACGTGCCGTGGGCATCTATCCGCCGAAG GGCAAACTCTCCCGCGAACAGCTCGAAGAAACGGTACTCGTCGTGCAACGCATCCTCGAAATGTCACCCGCCGGCAAACGCATACCCTTCTGCGCCTTCAATGGTGGCAATGATGTCTTTGTCGACATTGGAGACAAGTCTTGGGGTGTCATGGCCTGTCAGCGGTACTTTGGCGGAATCGAAGGAAGTCGTAGCTTGCACGTCGGAGACCAGTTCCTCAGTGCCGGGGCAAACGACTTCAAAGCGAGATTGGCGAGTACGACAGCATGGATAGCGAACCCAGCGGAAACAGTGAGCTTGCTGGACGAGATCCTGGAAATGGAGAATAGCAAGTGA